The following are encoded together in the Paenibacillus sp. genome:
- a CDS encoding HD-GYP domain-containing protein — protein MNLADILDTRLAVELIWAAAAAGGLLLICVAAAWYIAKVRAGVKKLEAVYEWLDKIRAQPNFDQKMSVVLEGVSAQFEAQTYALYIRNERYDKLMLRASRFRGGKAAANANAFLKSEGDVYKPGATAEKRFLTEGIDIVKEGEVPLLVLPISSKGVIRLGPVLRISRRAKRKLKRWMDFVRPMVEEVIEAEQVKEQAHIAMASKNAIVNLSKIALEENEALAQILPFCLNTLKAAGGCLVDATQPRCRVASSAGAAADVAAKLADDAAALEAFRGRGAAGKVQDVEGDLPAAMLDAGMKHVLYVSFGSHYYLFWFKTMQERYWKLLFLQTLAQNYEQFARAQKSYLRGSGAYVPLLQALARLLDDLSPNTIGYSELMSRYSIIIARQLGLPDDVIRDVAVAAYLSHIGTIALSSDLFQKEGQYTEAEFELMKLHAEVSALIVSFATGNERTASYIRHHHERMDGHGYPAGLKGTDIPIGSRIIAVVQLFLAKVNGRNYRDPLTFDQTLQMLRSAGGQQLDPDMVQAFLDWYTSKRRAQVDSPKSLGACSEMCCVPESICSSCPAFGRADVNCWETEGVLCAAHGKSCDSCFVKTEAMTRRNVIAAGART, from the coding sequence ATGAACCTGGCAGACATACTGGACACGCGGCTTGCGGTCGAGCTGATTTGGGCTGCGGCAGCCGCGGGAGGGCTGCTGCTGATCTGCGTCGCCGCGGCGTGGTATATCGCGAAAGTCCGAGCGGGCGTGAAGAAGCTGGAAGCCGTGTACGAATGGCTGGACAAAATTCGCGCCCAACCGAACTTCGATCAGAAAATGTCGGTCGTGCTCGAAGGGGTGAGCGCCCAATTCGAAGCGCAGACGTACGCGCTCTATATTCGGAACGAACGGTACGACAAGCTGATGCTGCGGGCGTCGCGATTTCGGGGCGGCAAGGCGGCCGCGAACGCGAACGCGTTCCTGAAGAGCGAGGGGGACGTCTATAAGCCCGGGGCGACGGCGGAGAAGCGGTTTTTGACCGAGGGCATCGACATCGTGAAGGAAGGCGAAGTGCCGCTGCTCGTCCTGCCGATCAGCAGCAAGGGCGTCATCCGGCTCGGTCCGGTGCTTCGCATTTCGCGCCGCGCCAAACGGAAGCTGAAGCGGTGGATGGACTTCGTGCGGCCGATGGTGGAAGAGGTGATCGAGGCGGAGCAGGTCAAGGAGCAAGCCCACATCGCCATGGCCTCGAAGAACGCCATCGTCAACTTAAGCAAAATCGCTCTAGAGGAAAACGAAGCGCTCGCGCAAATTTTGCCGTTCTGCTTAAATACGCTGAAAGCCGCCGGCGGCTGCCTCGTCGACGCCACGCAGCCGAGGTGCCGCGTCGCGTCGTCGGCCGGCGCGGCGGCGGACGTCGCGGCGAAGCTCGCGGACGACGCGGCTGCCTTGGAGGCTTTCCGCGGAAGGGGCGCCGCCGGCAAAGTGCAGGACGTCGAAGGCGACCTGCCCGCCGCTATGCTAGACGCCGGCATGAAGCACGTTTTGTACGTTTCCTTCGGCAGTCATTACTATCTGTTTTGGTTCAAGACGATGCAGGAGAGATACTGGAAGCTGCTGTTTCTGCAAACGCTGGCGCAAAATTACGAGCAGTTCGCCCGCGCTCAAAAGTCGTATTTGCGGGGCTCCGGAGCTTACGTTCCGCTGCTGCAGGCGCTCGCCAGACTGCTGGACGATCTCAGTCCGAACACGATCGGCTATTCGGAATTGATGAGCCGGTACAGCATTATCATCGCCCGTCAGCTCGGCTTGCCGGACGACGTCATCCGGGACGTGGCCGTAGCCGCGTACCTGAGCCATATCGGCACGATCGCGCTGTCGAGCGACTTGTTTCAAAAGGAAGGCCAGTACACGGAGGCGGAATTCGAGCTCATGAAGCTGCATGCCGAGGTGAGCGCGTTGATCGTCTCTTTCGCGACAGGGAACGAGCGGACGGCTTCGTACATCCGGCACCACCACGAGCGGATGGACGGTCACGGCTACCCGGCGGGGCTGAAGGGGACGGACATCCCGATCGGCTCCCGCATCATCGCGGTCGTGCAGCTGTTCCTCGCCAAAGTGAACGGGCGCAATTACCGGGATCCGCTTACGTTCGATCAGACGCTGCAAATGCTTCGATCGGCGGGCGGCCAGCAGCTCGACCCGGACATGGTGCAAGCGTTCTTGGACTGGTACACGTCCAAGCGGCGCGCGCAAGTCGATTCCCCGAAATCGCTCGGCGCTTGCAGCGAGATGTGCTGCGTGCCGGAAAGCATCTGCAGCTCATGTCCCGCCTTCGGGCGCGCCGACGTCAACTGCTGGGAAACCGAAGGCGTATTGTGCGCCGCGCACGGCAAGTCGTGCGACAGCTGCTTCGTGAAGACCGAAGCGATGACCCGCAGGAACGTGATCGCGGCGGGAGCGCGGACGTAA